The following are encoded in a window of Acidobacteriota bacterium genomic DNA:
- a CDS encoding TraB/GumN family protein, which produces MGAGHITELSDGERRFFLVGTAHVSRRSVEEVREAIDRLRPDAVCVELDENRYRALVDGERWRRLDIFQVIKERKVPFLLVSLALAAYQQRLGNRFGVRPGAEMIAAIDKAKEHGARLVLADRDIQITLRRAWRRLGPWRRLRLGFALLAGAFADEELTEQELERIKESDVLAELMREFTELVPEVKGPLIDERDAYLVSRIREAPGRTVVAVVGAAHVPGMVARFADPIDRAALESVPPPGPWGKILKWLLPALILAAFAVGYRRHAGEGLREMLFAWLIPNSVLAALFSLLAGARLLSVVTAFVASPITSLNPTIAAGMVVGLVEAWLRRPTVEDCERLREDAQTLRGLYRNRFTRVLLVSLMASLGSALGAWIGGTWVVTLLSR; this is translated from the coding sequence ATGGGAGCAGGCCACATCACCGAGCTGTCGGACGGGGAGAGGCGGTTTTTCCTCGTCGGCACCGCTCACGTCTCGCGGCGGAGCGTCGAGGAGGTGCGGGAGGCGATCGATCGCCTGCGCCCCGACGCCGTGTGCGTCGAGCTCGACGAGAACCGCTACCGGGCGCTGGTGGACGGGGAGCGCTGGCGGCGCCTGGACATCTTCCAGGTCATCAAAGAGCGAAAAGTTCCCTTCCTGCTCGTGTCCCTCGCCCTCGCCGCCTACCAGCAACGGCTCGGGAATCGCTTCGGCGTGCGTCCGGGAGCGGAGATGATCGCGGCGATCGATAAGGCGAAGGAGCACGGAGCCCGCCTCGTCCTCGCCGACCGCGACATCCAGATCACCCTGCGCCGCGCCTGGCGGCGGCTGGGTCCGTGGAGGCGGCTCCGGCTCGGCTTCGCGCTTCTGGCCGGAGCCTTCGCCGACGAGGAGCTGACCGAGCAGGAGCTCGAGCGCATCAAGGAAAGCGACGTGCTCGCGGAGTTGATGCGCGAGTTCACCGAGCTCGTGCCCGAGGTGAAGGGCCCGCTGATCGACGAGCGGGACGCCTATCTGGTCTCCCGCATCCGCGAGGCGCCCGGGCGGACGGTCGTCGCGGTCGTGGGCGCCGCCCACGTTCCCGGAATGGTGGCGCGCTTTGCGGACCCGATCGACCGGGCCGCGCTGGAGAGCGTCCCTCCTCCCGGCCCGTGGGGGAAGATCCTCAAGTGGCTGCTCCCGGCGCTGATCCTCGCCGCCTTCGCGGTGGGCTACCGGCGGCATGCGGGCGAGGGCTTGCGCGAAATGCTCTTCGCCTGGCTGATCCCGAACTCGGTTCTCGCGGCCCTGTTCAGCCTTCTCGCGGGGGCGCGCCTGCTGTCGGTGGTCACCGCGTTCGTCGCCTCGCCCATCACCTCGCTCAACCCGACGATCGCCGCCGGGATGGTGGTCGGCCTGGTGGAGGCTTGGCTGCGGCGGCCCACGGTCGAGGACTGCGAGCGCCTGCGGGAGGACGCCCAGACCCTCCGCGGGCTGTACCGGAACCGGTTCACGCGCGTTCTCCTGGTCTCGCTGATGGCGAGCCTCGGTTCGGCCCTCGGGGCGTGGATCGGCGGGACCTGGGTGGTCACCCTGCTCTCCCGCTGA
- a CDS encoding hydroxymethylglutaryl-CoA reductase yields MKIPSLILRQLYTFGSLASERETVSFSLKNRLSDASLTGLVEVRIDGRRFEPGEVVLELPGGRSLRGSELSADRPVPFPLRQAVTLRVPSPPLDPGKHELAITFDTKPFGRLRLAVEDAVSKEPPRRVKIPSNRENDYTPEIVAERQRFVESFSGVPLRHITHFSFDPAVTKGNCEHFTGVAQVPIGFAGPIRINGEHAKGEFLVPLATTEGTLVASYNRGIKVLNLSGGVKTTVQDDAMQRAPVFVFDSAREALAFKAWVEENFDGIREAAEATSSVARLKYIDIFLASKFAFLRFNFLTGDAAGQNMVGRATFAACSWILDRVKTVRRFYLESNLATDKKTSQVNVMRTRGKRVTAEAVIPREVLIEHMRVEPEQLHYHYGVASVGTVLSGANNNGLHSPNATTALFIATGQDVANVAESSAGILYAELTDSKDFYISLTLPSLIVATYGGGTGLPTQRECLEIMGCYGRGKVRKLAEIVAGVCLAGEISLACAISSLDWVSSHEKYGRNR; encoded by the coding sequence ATGAAGATCCCGTCGTTGATCCTGCGCCAGCTCTACACCTTCGGCTCGCTCGCCTCCGAGCGGGAAACGGTCTCTTTTTCGCTGAAGAACCGGCTCAGCGACGCCTCCCTTACCGGGCTGGTCGAGGTGAGGATCGACGGGCGTCGCTTCGAGCCCGGGGAGGTGGTCCTCGAGCTGCCGGGCGGCCGGTCGCTCCGCGGCTCCGAGCTGAGCGCGGACCGCCCGGTGCCCTTCCCCCTTCGCCAGGCGGTGACCCTGCGGGTCCCGTCGCCGCCCTTGGATCCCGGCAAGCATGAGCTGGCGATCACCTTCGACACGAAACCGTTCGGGCGGCTCCGGCTCGCCGTCGAGGACGCGGTCTCGAAAGAGCCGCCGCGCCGGGTCAAGATTCCGTCGAACCGGGAGAACGACTACACCCCCGAGATCGTGGCCGAACGCCAGCGGTTCGTCGAGTCCTTCAGCGGGGTCCCGCTGCGGCACATCACCCACTTCTCCTTCGACCCGGCGGTGACCAAGGGGAACTGCGAGCACTTCACCGGCGTCGCCCAGGTCCCCATCGGCTTCGCGGGACCGATCAGGATCAACGGCGAGCACGCGAAGGGCGAGTTCCTCGTTCCCCTGGCGACCACGGAGGGCACGCTGGTCGCTTCGTACAACCGCGGCATCAAGGTCCTGAACCTGAGCGGCGGCGTGAAGACCACCGTTCAGGACGATGCGATGCAGCGCGCCCCGGTGTTCGTCTTCGACTCGGCGCGGGAAGCGCTCGCCTTCAAGGCGTGGGTGGAGGAGAACTTCGACGGCATCCGCGAGGCGGCGGAGGCGACGTCCAGCGTGGCCCGGCTCAAGTACATCGACATCTTTCTCGCCAGCAAATTCGCCTTTCTCAGGTTCAACTTCCTCACCGGCGACGCCGCAGGGCAGAACATGGTCGGCCGGGCGACCTTCGCCGCCTGCAGCTGGATCCTCGACCGGGTGAAGACCGTCCGCCGGTTCTACCTCGAATCGAATCTGGCAACCGACAAGAAGACCTCGCAGGTGAACGTGATGCGGACGCGGGGCAAGCGGGTCACGGCGGAGGCGGTGATCCCGCGAGAGGTGCTGATCGAGCACATGCGGGTCGAACCGGAGCAGCTCCACTACCACTACGGCGTCGCCTCGGTGGGAACCGTTCTCTCGGGCGCGAACAACAACGGGCTCCACTCGCCCAACGCCACCACCGCGCTGTTCATCGCCACCGGCCAGGACGTGGCCAACGTCGCCGAATCGTCGGCGGGGATCCTCTACGCCGAGCTGACCGACTCGAAGGACTTCTACATCTCCCTCACCCTCCCCTCCCTGATCGTCGCCACCTACGGGGGCGGCACGGGACTGCCGACCCAGCGGGAGTGCCTGGAGATCATGGGCTGCTACGGCCGGGGCAAGGTCCGGAAGCTCGCCGAGATCGTGGCGGGCGTCTGCCTGGCGGGGGAGATCTCGCTGGCCTGCGCGATCTCCTCGCTCGACTGGGTTTCGAGCCACGAAAAGTACGGCCGGAACCGGTAG
- a CDS encoding lactoylglutathione lyase, whose translation MIRVRDLERSLAFYVGFLGLRKVRERPIGDEAVLVFLTDEVGAYHIELTWNRDGRDYVLGDQFGHLAFFTDDLDAVIRAVEERGWPYRRSRPEIPTRYIFVKDPDGYEIEILENRPR comes from the coding sequence ATGATCCGGGTCAGAGACCTGGAACGCTCGCTCGCCTTCTACGTCGGCTTCCTCGGCTTGCGGAAGGTTCGCGAGCGGCCGATCGGGGATGAGGCCGTGCTGGTCTTCCTCACCGACGAGGTCGGGGCCTATCACATCGAGCTGACCTGGAACCGCGACGGCCGCGACTACGTGCTGGGCGACCAGTTCGGCCACCTCGCCTTCTTCACCGACGACCTCGATGCGGTCATCCGGGCGGTGGAGGAGCGCGGATGGCCGTACCGGCGCTCCCGTCCCGAGATTCCCACCCGGTACATCTTCGTCAAGGATCCCGACGGGTACGAGATCGAGATCCTCGAAAACCGCCCCCGCTGA
- a CDS encoding ATP-binding cassette domain-containing protein — translation MSAPPAVRLEGVWLSFGGQTVLEAVDLAIRPGEFLGILGPNGGGKTVLLKVILGLLRPDRGRVEIFGRPPGRARGLVSYVPQFAAFDPAFPIRVIDVVLMGRLCRRRRSFSRFSAEDRTRAEACLEAVGLGDQAARPVAGLSGGQLQRVLLARALAAEAPLLLLDEPASSLDPEGGRSLYELLETLRPRTTLVLVSHDVGLISSHLETVACLNRRLHYHPAGEITREMIERTYGCPVDALVHRHAHRVVPRHGPEPRT, via the coding sequence ATGAGCGCCCCGCCGGCGGTGCGCCTCGAGGGGGTGTGGCTCTCGTTCGGCGGCCAGACCGTGCTCGAGGCCGTCGATCTCGCGATCCGGCCGGGAGAGTTTCTCGGAATCCTCGGCCCGAACGGGGGCGGAAAGACCGTGCTGCTGAAGGTCATCCTGGGGCTGCTCCGCCCGGACCGGGGCCGCGTGGAGATCTTCGGGCGCCCCCCCGGCCGCGCGCGCGGCCTTGTCTCGTACGTCCCGCAGTTCGCCGCGTTCGACCCCGCCTTCCCGATCCGGGTGATCGACGTCGTCCTGATGGGGCGGCTGTGCCGGCGGCGCCGGTCCTTCTCCCGGTTCTCGGCCGAAGACCGGACGCGGGCGGAGGCTTGTCTCGAGGCGGTCGGCCTGGGCGATCAGGCCGCGCGTCCCGTCGCCGGGCTCTCCGGCGGGCAGCTCCAGCGCGTGCTCCTCGCCCGCGCCCTCGCCGCGGAGGCCCCGCTGCTGCTGCTCGACGAGCCGGCCTCCAGCCTCGACCCCGAGGGGGGTCGAAGTCTCTACGAGCTGCTGGAAACGCTCCGGCCGCGAACCACGCTCGTGCTCGTCTCGCACGACGTGGGGTTGATCTCCTCCCACCTCGAGACGGTCGCCTGCCTGAACCGGCGCCTGCACTACCATCCCGCCGGGGAGATCACGCGCGAGATGATCGAGCGGACCTACGGATGCCCGGTGGACGCGCTCGTCCACCGGCACGCGCACCGGGTCGTCCCCCGCCACGGTCCGGAGCCCCGGACGTGA
- a CDS encoding metal ABC transporter permease: protein MPGGRARPPARAPGRPPPRSGAPDVIELLQLPLFQRALAAGLLAGIAGGVVGSLVVARRMASISGGLAHAAFGGVGLGYLLGFDPLLGAALFAVGCALAVGAVQLRLGTGIETLIAVAWAGGMALGMLFVALAPGYAPDLMSYLFGSILLVPPGFLSAAALLDAAVVAGAILFYDELQAVSFDEDFARVAGVPASALHLGVLAAAALTVVLLIRIVGVILVIALVTVPAAIARHWTATLKGTMIVAAGLGVALCEAGLLLAYAAGAATGADVPAGPTIILAGIGAFAASAAVRALTARRRDRAAFPAGGRR, encoded by the coding sequence ATGCCCGGTGGACGCGCTCGTCCACCGGCACGCGCACCGGGTCGTCCCCCGCCACGGTCCGGAGCCCCGGACGTGATCGAGCTGCTCCAGCTTCCCCTCTTCCAGCGGGCCCTCGCCGCCGGCCTCCTGGCCGGGATCGCGGGCGGCGTGGTCGGCTCGCTGGTGGTCGCGCGCCGCATGGCGTCGATCTCGGGAGGGCTGGCCCACGCCGCGTTCGGCGGGGTCGGCTTGGGGTACCTGCTCGGCTTCGACCCTCTTCTCGGCGCCGCGCTGTTCGCCGTGGGGTGCGCGCTGGCGGTGGGTGCCGTCCAGCTCCGGCTCGGAACGGGGATCGAGACCCTGATCGCCGTCGCGTGGGCGGGGGGTATGGCGCTCGGCATGCTGTTCGTCGCGCTGGCCCCGGGTTACGCACCCGACCTGATGAGCTACCTCTTCGGGAGCATCCTGCTCGTGCCGCCCGGTTTCCTGAGCGCGGCGGCGCTTCTCGACGCCGCCGTGGTGGCCGGAGCGATCCTGTTCTACGACGAGCTGCAGGCGGTCAGCTTCGACGAGGACTTCGCCCGGGTGGCGGGCGTCCCGGCCTCCGCACTCCACCTCGGCGTGCTGGCGGCGGCCGCTCTGACCGTCGTCCTCCTGATCCGCATCGTCGGGGTCATCCTCGTCATCGCTCTGGTGACGGTACCCGCGGCGATCGCCCGCCACTGGACCGCGACGCTGAAGGGGACGATGATCGTGGCCGCCGGCCTCGGAGTGGCCCTCTGCGAGGCGGGGCTCCTGCTCGCCTACGCGGCGGGCGCCGCCACCGGCGCGGACGTGCCGGCCGGGCCGACCATCATCCTCGCGGGGATCGGCGCCTTCGCCGCCAGCGCCGCGGTGCGAGCGCTCACCGCGCGGCGCCGCGATCGCGCGGCGTTCCCCGCCGGAGGCCGCCGATGA
- a CDS encoding SDR family NAD(P)-dependent oxidoreductase, giving the protein MREIAAKRALITGGARGLGLEIGIQLAGRHAEVILVDRDADALGDAVEMVAAAGAPAHGYPADVTDAEAVRDLSQRIAREVGPIDLLVNNAGIVHGGPFLEVPLERHLATFRVNIEGVVIVTHAFLPMLLERPEAHIVQIASASGFLGLPYGTTYAASKWAAVGFAESLRAELRETRRDHVRVTIVCPSYIGTGMFEGVRPPALTRMLEPEEVARRVVEAVLHDRPWVLEPWLVKITPALFGLLPTRVWDALSSALGASASMTGWKGHGTGDPTGG; this is encoded by the coding sequence ATGAGAGAAATTGCCGCGAAGCGGGCGCTGATCACCGGTGGGGCGAGGGGCCTCGGCCTGGAGATCGGCATCCAGCTCGCCGGCCGCCACGCCGAGGTGATCCTCGTGGACCGCGACGCGGACGCGCTCGGCGACGCGGTCGAGATGGTCGCCGCCGCCGGGGCTCCCGCCCACGGTTACCCCGCCGACGTCACCGACGCGGAGGCGGTGCGCGACCTGTCGCAACGGATCGCGCGCGAGGTGGGACCGATCGACCTCCTCGTCAACAACGCGGGCATCGTCCACGGCGGCCCCTTCCTCGAGGTGCCGCTCGAGCGCCACCTGGCCACCTTCCGGGTCAACATCGAGGGCGTGGTGATCGTGACCCACGCCTTCCTGCCGATGCTGCTCGAACGGCCGGAAGCTCACATCGTCCAGATCGCCAGCGCTTCCGGGTTTCTCGGCCTGCCCTACGGAACGACCTACGCCGCATCGAAGTGGGCCGCGGTGGGGTTCGCGGAGTCGCTCCGGGCCGAACTGCGCGAGACGCGCCGGGACCACGTGCGCGTGACGATCGTCTGCCCGAGCTACATCGGCACGGGCATGTTCGAGGGAGTGCGCCCGCCGGCGTTGACCCGCATGCTCGAGCCGGAGGAGGTGGCGCGCCGCGTCGTCGAAGCCGTGCTCCACGACCGGCCGTGGGTCCTCGAGCCGTGGCTGGTCAAGATCACGCCCGCGCTGTTCGGCTTGTTGCCGACCCGCGTGTGGGACGCGCTCTCGTCGGCGCTGGGAGCCAGCGCGAGCATGACGGGCTGGAAGGGGCACGGGACCGGAGACCCGACCGGCGGCTGA
- a CDS encoding aldehyde dehydrogenase family protein — MAGIRHHTPLAATPRDELDRTLERLRSRAAAWASLDARARARYLRAAAAELVRVAPDWVAWAVREKGEDPAGPVAGEEWISGPMVTVRFIRLLAESLERARWDAPRAAPRPGGRSSVPVFPETLYERALYPGVSAEIWFGPGVPPSRGAPYRRGDPPAPPGVALVLGAGNVGSIAPLDALDQLFVHGRVAVVKMNPVNAYLGPLLGQAFRSLVGEGFLAFVFGGAEAGAYLARHELVDAVHLTGSAATFEALVWGATPEQRRRRKAAGRPLLDKPVTAELGCVTPVIVVPGRWTSEELRFQARRVAAMVAHNASFNCNAAKVLVLSRDWYLREAFVDALAEALRRIPPRRAYYPGARERYQRYLNAYPGALVLGDGDDSRLAWAVVPDVPPVAGEPALSEEAFCGVIAVCALDAGGTGDPEAFLDAAVRFANESIAGTLSCALLVDPRTERALGARLTEAVARLWYGGVGINLWPGVIFGLGTTTWGAFPGHTPESVGSGLGVVHNARLYDRPERSVARAPFVPPLTPPWFADFPGGARLGPRITRFEAAPSASALPGLLAAALWS, encoded by the coding sequence GTGGCGGGGATCCGTCACCACACGCCGCTCGCGGCGACGCCGCGCGACGAGCTCGACCGGACGCTCGAGCGGCTCCGTTCCCGGGCGGCCGCGTGGGCCTCTCTGGACGCCCGCGCGCGGGCCCGCTACCTGAGGGCCGCCGCCGCCGAGCTGGTCCGCGTCGCTCCGGATTGGGTCGCGTGGGCGGTGCGGGAGAAGGGGGAGGATCCCGCCGGGCCGGTAGCGGGCGAGGAGTGGATCAGCGGGCCGATGGTCACGGTCCGCTTCATCAGGCTCCTCGCGGAGAGCCTGGAGCGCGCCCGGTGGGACGCGCCCCGCGCGGCTCCGCGCCCCGGCGGCCGCTCGTCGGTGCCGGTCTTTCCGGAAACGCTGTACGAGCGGGCTCTTTATCCGGGGGTGTCGGCGGAGATCTGGTTCGGGCCGGGAGTCCCCCCGTCGCGCGGCGCTCCGTACCGCCGCGGCGACCCTCCCGCTCCCCCCGGCGTGGCGCTCGTTCTCGGCGCCGGCAATGTCGGATCGATCGCGCCCCTCGACGCTCTCGATCAGCTCTTCGTCCACGGGCGGGTGGCGGTCGTCAAGATGAACCCGGTGAACGCCTACCTCGGGCCGCTGCTCGGACAGGCGTTCCGCTCCCTCGTCGGAGAGGGGTTCCTCGCCTTCGTGTTCGGGGGCGCGGAGGCGGGGGCCTACCTGGCGCGGCACGAACTCGTGGACGCCGTCCACCTCACCGGGTCGGCGGCGACGTTCGAGGCGCTGGTCTGGGGCGCTACGCCCGAGCAGCGCCGCCGGCGCAAGGCCGCCGGGCGGCCTCTCCTGGACAAGCCGGTCACCGCGGAGCTCGGCTGCGTGACGCCGGTGATCGTGGTCCCGGGACGATGGACTTCCGAGGAGCTCCGGTTTCAGGCGCGGCGCGTGGCCGCCATGGTGGCGCACAACGCGAGCTTCAACTGCAACGCCGCGAAGGTGCTCGTGCTGTCGCGCGACTGGTATCTCAGGGAAGCCTTCGTCGACGCCCTCGCGGAAGCGCTCCGCCGCATTCCGCCGCGGCGTGCCTACTACCCGGGAGCCCGCGAGCGCTACCAGCGGTACCTGAACGCCTATCCGGGAGCGCTGGTGCTCGGCGACGGCGACGACTCACGGCTCGCCTGGGCCGTCGTGCCGGACGTTCCGCCCGTCGCCGGCGAGCCGGCGCTCAGCGAGGAGGCCTTCTGCGGCGTGATCGCCGTTTGCGCACTCGACGCCGGCGGCACCGGCGATCCCGAGGCGTTTCTCGACGCCGCGGTGCGGTTCGCGAACGAATCGATCGCCGGCACGCTGTCGTGCGCGCTGCTCGTCGATCCGCGCACGGAGCGCGCGCTGGGCGCTCGGCTCACCGAGGCGGTCGCGCGGCTCTGGTACGGGGGTGTCGGCATCAACCTGTGGCCCGGGGTGATCTTCGGCCTCGGGACGACCACCTGGGGGGCCTTCCCCGGCCACACGCCGGAGTCGGTCGGCTCCGGACTCGGCGTGGTGCACAACGCGCGGCTGTACGATCGGCCCGAGCGAAGCGTCGCCCGCGCCCCGTTCGTTCCGCCGCTGACGCCGCCCTGGTTCGCCGACTTCCCGGGAGGCGCTCGCCTGGGGCCGCGGATCACCCGGTTCGAGGCCGCGCCCTCGGCGTCGGCGCTGCCCGGTCTGCTCGCGGCGGCGCTGTGGAGTTGA